TTGATGCACTACCAATATTAAAAACATGATTTTCATGTAAGTTAAAGTTACCAAGACTTAATGCGTTTATCTCATTATCTTTTTTTATAAGTATAGCAACACCTTTATTTTGTTGGGTTAACAAGGGATTAAATTTCTGATCAATAAGGTCTAATTTGTCTTCCTGAGCAAAAGACATACTTTGAATAAGTACAAATAGTAATAGTGTTAATTGTTGTAAAGTTTTCATGTGATATCTATTTTTAAATTATACCTCAAAACTCTCTTAATTCTTCAATATCTAAAAAAAAGAATGACAAACAGGTCTGATAAAATGACAACGGTAAAAAGACCTATTATCATTAAAAAAGAGTGGTTTACACTTATTTAGGCAACTTTCATCATTATAAAACAGAGATGTTTAGATGAAATAGTATTTTTGATTAGATAATTAAAGCAATAAAATGTCAAAATTAGAGTCTTGGTTAGATAATAAAATAGTACAAAACCTCTTTATTTGGGTTTTCTTCTTTTTAATTTTACTAACGGTTATATCCAATAGCAATAGGGTAGAAGTTGCACTGTTTTCTATATTACTGTTGGCACCAGCTGTATACATAAACAACCTTGTAATACTGCCTTATTTTAAACAAAATCGTGCGTTATTTCTTTTATTTTTTATTTTAAATACGCTGTGTTTTACCATAATTTCTGTTTTACTTATTAAAACTGTAGATAACCAAGAGTTTGAAATAAGAATGTTTATTAACTTTTTTGGAATAATGGTTTTAGCACTAATTTTTGCTTCATCTATAAAATTGGTAAGAGATAATTTTATTAGACGTCATCAGGAAAAAGAAGCCGAATTAAATTTACTTAAAGCACAATTAAATCCACATTTTTTATTCAATACATTAAATAATTTATATGGCTTAGCAGTTGTAAAATCGGATAAATTGCCAAATCTAATGTTGAAATTATCAGACTTATTACGTTATAGTTTATATGAAACAAAAGACACTTTAGTCCCTTTAGAAAAAGAAATTACTTATTTGGAAAACTATATGTCTTTAGAGAAAATCCGATTAGAAGACAAAACCGAAATTGAATTTATAAAATCAGGAGCGATTTCATCAAAAAAAATAGCTCCTATGTTATTAATTGTCTTTGTTGAAAACGCATTTAAACATTTAGGAACCTTGACAAATGGAGAAAGTAAGGTTTTAGTTTCTGTTATGGTAGATGATAAAAAAATAACATTTATATGTAATAATACTTTTGATAAAAACAGCATAAAGCAAAATGATTTTGAAAAAGGAAAGCGTGGTATTGGCTTAAAAAACGCTACTAAACGATTATCTTTAATGTATCCAGAAAAATATCAGCTAACCATTACAGATAATGATAAAAGCTATAATACCAAATTAATAATAAATGTTTAGATGAAAAATTTACAATGTATTATTGCAGATGACGAACCTATAGCACGTCAAATTTTGGAAAATTATATTCAAGCAATTCCTAATTTAGAAATTATAGCGTCTTGTAAAAATGCTTTTGAAGTACTTGAAATATTGCAAACTAAGACTGTGGATATTTTATTTTTAGACATTAATATGCCTAAGCTTTCTGGTTTAAGTTTACTAAAAACCATACAGCAAAAACCGTCTGTAATTATAACGACTGCCTATCCAGAATATGCTATTGAAGGGTTTGAACTTTCTGTAACAGATTATTTATTAAAACCTTTCTCTCTAGAACGTTTTTTACAAGCTGTAAATAAAGTGCCTCAAAAAGAAGTCTCAAAGCCTGAGACTACGACAATAACAAAACAAGAAATTCCACAATCAATATTTGTGAAAAGTGACAAAAAAATTATTAAAATAGATTTTGATCAAATTAATCATATCGAAGCATATGGTAATTATATCAAGATTTTTACAGATACAATGATTTTAACACCACAAACGCTAACGGAATTTTTAGAAAAACTTCCAAATCATTTTATCAGGATTCATAAATCATGTATCATAAATTTTAATCAGTTAAAACTGATTGATGGTAATCAAGTAGTCCTTCAAAATAATACAAAGTTACAAATAGGAAAATCTTATCGGAAAAGTGTTTTAGATAGCATTTAAGATTTTCTATCTTTTATTTATATAATAACTCTTGTTTGTCTTTATAATATATATTGAGATACTTTTGACCTATGAATAGTCTTTTCCTCGGAATATAACTTGAAAGTCATAGCAATTAACACTCAAGTAGAAGAAGACCCTTTATTGGAAATCACAGAATTATGTAAACGAAATTAGCTTGACATAATTACTATCGATATAAGTCTAAAGTCGTTATATCTGCAATTATGTCAAATAACGCCCAAAAGCGCTATTTCGCTAATTGTTGTAAAATGTACTATAATGTTCTGCGTTATGTAACTTGAGCTTTGGCTAAAAGCGAAAGTTGTTTCTACAGTTTCTTTAAAAAATTTATTCTTAAAAGTTTCTTTTACTAAAGTTAATGAAACACTTTTTATGCGACGTCGTAGGAGGGAAGCGTAATGTGTGTGGAATGATATATAAATGTTAATTATTTTCTAAAAGTTCTCATTTTGAGAACTTTTATCTATATTTGCATAAAGAATGAAGTAATTATGGTCCATATCATAGCTGTCAAGCATCTAAAAAACTTTATGGATGATAATCCTTCATACTGCGAATGCCTGAAAGCGTGGGTTTCAATTGTATCGAAGTGTAATTGGGAAAAGCCTCAAGATATGGTTGCTGAATTTGGAGCAAAAGCTGTTGATTTACTAGGTAAAAAAGATAATAAAAAGACAACAGTATCTTGTAATAGAGTAGTATTTGATATTAAAGGGAATCATTTGAGAATTATTGCAAAATATCAATTTCATCCTAAATTAAAAAAATCTCGTTTGTATTTATGTTGGATTGGAACGCACAAAGATTATGATAAGATTTGTGATAAAAATGAACAGTACGATATTAATATGTTTAATTAAAAAAAGAAAATCATGGATTTCAAATTAATAAAATCTGAACAAGAGTATGAAGCTGCTATTTCTCTTTTAGAGCAAATTGGCGACAATCCAGATTTTGAGGAAAATGAAAAATTGATAAACGATTTTGAAGTACTGGAAAAGTTGATAGAAGTTTATGAAAGAGAAAATTTCCCTATCGAAAACGGAGACCCAATTGAAATAATTAAACTTAAAATGGCTTATATGGATTTGGCTCAAAAAGACTTAATTCCATATATAGGTTCAAAGGGAGTAGTATCTGAAGTAATGAATAAAAAAAGAAGATTATCAAAAGCAATGATTAGAAATCTTTCTGAATTTTTGAATGTAAGTCAAGAAATTTTGAATGTGGATTATGATCTTGGAAAAGTTGATGTTTCAATTACAAATGAACAAGTTAAAGAAAAAGGAGTTTTAAGATTTTTAATTCCTACAGGTATTGATGCTTCTGGTATTTCAAATAGAATAAAATCAAGAGGTGTAACCCTTGCAATGTGTAACTAATTTATGAAGACAATAACATTTTATTCGTATAAAGGAGGTGTTGGTAGGTCTCTGACTCTCTCAAATATTGCTATGAGACTAGCCGATTTAGGAAAAAAGGTTTGTATTATAGATTTTGATTTGGAAGCTCCAGGCTTACATTTGAAATTTGATAAATATATTGAAAGTAATGATATTAAAAAGGGGTTAGTAGAATATCTTTATGATTATCAAGAAAACAATTATATCCCTGAAAATTTTGATGAGTATTTATTAGATATATACTATGATAGTAAATTAGAAGGATTAATTAATTTTTTTCCTGCTGGAGATGTAAATTCAAATGATTATTGGAAAAAACTATCATCTATTAATTGGAAAGATTTGTTTTATTCAAATAACAGCAAGGGAGTAGAGCTTCTTTTGAATTTAAAAGAAATGATTAGAAAAGATATTAATCCTGATTTTCTACTAATTGATTCTAGAACTGGAATTACCGATATTTCTGGGATTGCAATGACTTTATTAGCTGATTCAATTGTAACATTAGCTGCAAATAATAAGGAGAATATTTTAGGTACATCAAAAGTCATAAAAAGCTTGAAAAATGATGAAAATAAACTTCTTGGAAAACCATTAGATATATACTTTGTATTAACTAGAATACCATATTATATAAAGCCTGAAGACAAACATAAAGAAGCTCAATTAATAAATTCAGCAGCCAACTTATTAAATAGAGACGAAGATCTTGTAGATGAAATTTTTGTTATACATTCTGACCCTGAATTAGAAGAAGAGGAGAAATTTAAAATTAATCATCATTCTAAATCAAAGTCAGAAAATGTTGTTCCAATAGAGGAAGACTATTTGATTCTATTTGAAGAATTGACTAAATCAGAATTAAATGGCGATGAAATAATTAAGTTTAATAAGTTAAGAGACAGTGAATTATTGATAGAAGAAGCTAGAAGTAGTTCTGATAATTCTCTAAAAATAGAATTATTAGAAGAAGCATTAAAATTAAATGAAAATTCACTTGAGGCACTTCATTTAATTGGGATTGCTCATCATGCAAAAGGTAATTATAGTAAGGCAGTAACTTATTATAATAAAGGAATTAAAAAGAGTAGTAATGCTAATTTTTTCAAAACTTTCAAAGCTCAAAATTTATATAAATTAGGAAAAAAAGAAGAAGCTAAAAATATTTTAAAAGATGTACTAGTTGATGATGAAACTAATTTTGGAGCTTTATTAATATTAAGTAATATTCTATATGATGAAAAGCAATTTGACGAAACACTATTGTTAAACAAAAAGCTGATTAAATACCATAGTGATTATTCAATAGGCTATAATCTTGTTGGTAATTCATATAGAGTATTAAATGATTACGATAATGCCTTAAAGTTTGTTTATAAATGTTTAGAACAAGACCCAAGAAATGCTTTAGGCACTCTCACATTAGGTGAAATTTATTCCGAATTGGGTAATGATGAGGAATTCTTTAAAAATTTACAGCTAGCTTTTGTATTTGGGATTAATTCAAAAGATTTTCAAGAGATATTGAAAAACGAAGGAAAAGTATATAGTAAGTATTATAATGATAAAAGGTTTTTAGATTTATTAAAAAATTATAGAATAAAAGTAAATCTTGTATAGAATTCTTTTCGGCCTCATAAAATTTTGGTTAAAACAATAGGAGAAATGAGCCTGCATATTTTAGGGGTTTAGTAATACAGTTTCTTGAGTGTTTCATTTATTCAATGGATTTCAAAGCAATGTTAATGAGTTACAATGTTTCCTGAAATATAGCGAATGAGCCGTTAATTGTTTCCAAAAGTTTATGCAGCCTTGAATTTTTGTTTCTTTTGTTTCAAGACAAAAGACAATGAAGCTTTAAAAGAAAACTTCAATTAGTAGATTAAATATAACAAGTGCATGGAATTTTATTTTTCTTAAAATTTATGCTCTTGTGGCAAGTTGACGAGAATCGCTTAAAATTTTTTTTGACGTATATTTTGTCGAATACACGATTTTTAAAACATGGCAAAAGGTTAGCTTTTATAATGCGCTGACAAGCGGCTGGAAATTGAGTTATAAATAAATTGCAATGCAATAAGCAATTTGTATTTATAAAAACAATATGGCGTTGGCAGCGGATATTTTACATAACGTCAAATTATAGTTACAAATACTTTAGTATTCACGAACTCAAAAATTTAAAATAAAAATACGTGAGTAAATGCAAACAATTCTGCGAAGCAAACCGCTTAATAGTTTAATTGGCCTAAGTTCTCAATAGTCTTTAATAGATGAATGTTTCTAGGGGTATTTTACATAGTATAGAATTATAGCTATCAAATGAACCATTGATGTAAACAGCTATACAAATGCATTTGTACTATAATTTATATTATGTAAAATAGAATATTTTAAAACCTCTTCTATTGTTAGAAATACATGATAAATAGTTTTATTAGGTATTTTAAAACTATATACTATAAATAAATTGCTTCAAATTAAAAAAAATATTCATCGACTTAATTTATAGTATAAACTGTAAATAGAATACTTTATTTAAGTTTCGTTTTTAAAACAATATTTAAAGTTAAACCCAGAATAATTAAAATTATACCAAGTAAGCTAATTAGCGTATAAATTTCTTGTAACCAAATGGCTCCAATTATCATTGTAAATACAACTTCAATATATTTTAAAGGTGCAACTTGATTAATTTCGGCATTTTGTAAAGCTTTAGTCATGTATAGTTGTCCAAAATAACCAAAGATTCCTAAGCTTAGCAATAAAACCCATTCCATACCTTGTGGATTTGTCCAATGGTTTATACTTAGCACACCTCCAATGATTGCAGAAATAATCATAAAATAATTTACTACAACTATCGGATGATCATGGCTTCCAATTTTACGGATAATAATATAAACTAAACCAGTAAAAACAGCAGATAATAAAGCATATAACAAGCCTAAAGTATCAATGTTATTATCAAAGCCTTTTAAAATTACGACTCCCAAAAATGCTATAAAAAAACATATCCATTGAAAGTATTTGATATGTTCTTTTAGTAAAAATATTGCAAAAAAAGCTGCAAATATGGGAGAAATATACCTAATGGATACTGCAGATCCCATGGATAGATGATTAAGAGACATAAAAAACAAGGTCATAGCAATACAGCCAACTACTCCTCTAGCAATTAATAAACCTTTTTTATTTCCTAAAAAATTTATCTTGTTTTTTAGTAAAAACGGAACAGTAAAAAATAAGGTTCCAATGGATCTAAAAAACACCACTTGATTAACATTAAAATGGCTAGATTGTTTGACTAAAACATTTAATAGTGCAAATCCTAATGCACTGATAGTCATATAAAATATTGCTTTTTTTTGCATACTTTTATTATTTAGACTTTCATATTTAGTCATATATTAAAAGCAGCTTGTTTAGAAGCTGCTTTATAGTGCAAATATACTTGTAAATGCTAAATTTATAGGTAGTAAAACTTTACTTTTTAAGCGTTTTAATAATATTAATTGCTGTTTTTGTAAGGTTAGTAATGGTGTCTAAATCATAGTTACCGTCTTTATCTTTTGCTATTAGTTTTGAGCCTATACCAACACACGTTACGCCTGCATTAAACCAAGATTCCAAACTTTGTTGTGTAGGTTCTACTCCTCCAGTTGGCATAATACTAGTCCAACTACATGGTCCTTTTATTGCTTTTACATAACTTGGATTGTAAGCATTACCAGGAAATAATTTTACTATTTCACAACCTAACTCTTCTGCTCTAGCTATTTCTGTTAATGTTGCACAACCTGCAGACCATAATACTTTTCTGCGATTACATACTAAAGCAATATCCTCTCTTAATACTGGTGTGACAATAAAATTTGCTCCTAATTGCATATATAATGATGCAGCTGCAGCATCTGTAATTGAGCCAACACCCAAAATCATTCCAGGTAAATTAGCAATTGCATATTTGTTTAGTGCTGCAAAGGTTTCAAAAGCAAAGTCTCCTCTACTTGTAAACTCTAAAAGTCTTGCACCACCATCGTAACATGCTTTTAATATTTTTTTACTGACTTCTATGTCTTCATTATAAAATAAAGGAACTAAGCCTGTCTTTTGCATTACTGATGCAACTTCTATTCTTGAATATTGTGCCATGTTATTGTTTTTTATCTTGAAACTTTTCCTGATGAATCACCACTTAATAATTTTTCTATGTCGTTAAGTGTTACTAAATTAAGGTCACCAGAGATAGTATGTTTTAAACAGCAAGCTGCTACTGCTATATTTAATGCTTTTTGTTTATCTGTATCGTCATTTACTAAACCATAAATTAATCCACCCATAAATGCATCTCCACTTCCTACCCTATCTACAACCGGAGTTACCTCTTTAACATCTGCATTATAAATTGTTTTTCCGTCATATAATACGCCTCCAATACGTTGGTGCGATGCACTAACTGAATATCTCAATGTAGTCGCTGCAGTTTTTAAATTAGGGCATAATTTAAATAATTGGTCGTATAAAGCTGGCAACGATTTTTCATTTTGATAATTAGGGTCTACTTTATCTTTACCTAACATAAAAAATGCAGTATCAATATCGCCTAAAATTACATTACTATATTTTAAAAGTTCTGGCATGATTTGATCTGGAGTCTTACCATATTGCCATAATTTGGATCTATAATTTAAATCTGAAGAAATTGTAATCCCTAATTTATTAGCAACTTTTAAGGCGATTAAGCACTCATCTGCAGCAGATTGAGATATTGCAGGTGTAATACCACTCCAATGAAACCAAGTCGCATCTTTTAAGACCGCTTCCCAATCTATGGATCCAGTTTGAATAGTTGACATAGAACTGTGAGCTCTATCATAAACCACATTACTACCACGTGTACCTGCTCCAGTTTCTAAATAATAAATACCTAGACGATCACCTCCATAAATTATGTTTTTAGATTCGACATTAAATTTGCGCATCTCTTTAAGTGCACAAGCGCCAATTTCGTTATCAGGTAATCGGGTTACAAATTCAACAGGAATACCATAATTTGCTAATGATACTGCTACATTAAATTCTCCACCACCATAAGAGGCAGCAAATGTTTTTGCTTGAGAAAATCGCAAATGACGTTCTGTTGAAAGTCTAAGCATTATTTCTCCGAATGTGACAATTTTACTCATTTTATAAATTTGATTACTATTCTATTAATTGTATTAAAAGCCAGATTGTTTTGCTTAAATCTATTGTATTACCGTGAAGATAATCAATTGACAAAACAAAACAATCTGACTTTATAAATTTAGGTTATTAAATACCTAATGCTTGACCACCACCAATTTGGATAGTTTCTGCTGTGATAAATGAAGCATCCTTACTTGCTAAGAATGAAATTACACCTGCTACATCTTCTGGCTGACCTAATCTACCTAACATAATATTATTTGCCCAAGATGCAAATACTTCTGGCTTAGTCGCTTTAATTTGTGCATGAAAAGGTGTATCAATTGTACCTGGAGATACAGCATTAACACGTATTCCGTATTCTGCTAAATCTTTAGCCAATGCTCTTGTAATGGCATGCACACCTGCTTTAGACGTACCATAAATTCCTGCTCCTGGTCCACCTGCAGTCCATCCTGCATTTGATGTATAGTTTATTATTGAAGGGTGTTCTCCTTTTTTAAGAAAAGGAATTGCAGCTCTAGAAGCAAAAAATACAGAGTCTAAGTTTAATGCCATTACGTTTCTGTAAAACTCAGTTGTCATTTCTTCAAATCTAGAACGACCACCTAATCCACCTGCATTATTAACAAGTACATCAATACGACCATATTTTTCTCCAATTTTAACGATGTTTTCTGTTACTTGTGCTTCACTTGTAACATCAAAACCGTAATATTCTGCAGTGATACCTAAACCTACTAATTCTTTTAGTTTTTCAGCTCCAGCTGCATCATCAATACCGTTTAAGATTACAGTATAGCCATCTTTTCCTAATCGTTTTGCTACTTCAAAACCAATTCCACCTGTGGCTCCTGTTACTATAGCTACTTTTCCGTTTGTATTACTCATTTCTAATTGTTTTTATTGTTGTTATTCTTTATTTAAAAATCTATGTGCTTAATTAATTACTTGGTTTTAAAGGTTCTATTTTAGGACATAATATCCAGATAGCCAATAATGCAATTATTGCTAAAGCGCCTCCTATTAAAAAAGCGGGAGTATAATTACCTCCTGTTGTTATAAACGTTACTAAAAGAGTTAATCCTGCAGCACCTAGTTTTGCTGCCATACCAGCAAAACCTGATAATGTTCCTACTATTTTTCCACCAAACATATCACTAGGTAACGTTTGGATATTTCCGATTGCTATTTGAAATCCAAAAAGTAATACTGCCATAATGATGACTGCAGTTGTAGCAGATCCTGGTGCTTTAAGTAAAAAGAAACAAGGAATCATAATTAAACATCCTAATGTAATTACCATTTTTCTAGTTTTATCCACTGACCAACCTGCTGTTAATCTATTTTGCGCTATCAGACCACCAGCCCAAGCACCAATCATAGCACCAACGTAAGGTAACCAAGCAGAAAATGCGATTTCTTTAACGTTTAAACCAAAGACTTCAGATAAATATATTGGTATCCATACTATAAATAACCACCATATAGGATCTAATGCTGCTGATGCAATAATTACTCCCCAACTTTCTTTATGTTTAAGAAGTTGTGCAGTTGTTGGTACATAACCATCATCGTAATTTCCATCTTGATCTAAGTCTTGATTTTTTTGTCCAGATAGAATGTATTTTCTTTCATCCTCTGATA
The genomic region above belongs to Olleya sp. Hel_I_94 and contains:
- a CDS encoding sensor histidine kinase is translated as MSKLESWLDNKIVQNLFIWVFFFLILLTVISNSNRVEVALFSILLLAPAVYINNLVILPYFKQNRALFLLFFILNTLCFTIISVLLIKTVDNQEFEIRMFINFFGIMVLALIFASSIKLVRDNFIRRHQEKEAELNLLKAQLNPHFLFNTLNNLYGLAVVKSDKLPNLMLKLSDLLRYSLYETKDTLVPLEKEITYLENYMSLEKIRLEDKTEIEFIKSGAISSKKIAPMLLIVFVENAFKHLGTLTNGESKVLVSVMVDDKKITFICNNTFDKNSIKQNDFEKGKRGIGLKNATKRLSLMYPEKYQLTITDNDKSYNTKLIINV
- a CDS encoding LytR/AlgR family response regulator transcription factor; amino-acid sequence: MKNLQCIIADDEPIARQILENYIQAIPNLEIIASCKNAFEVLEILQTKTVDILFLDINMPKLSGLSLLKTIQQKPSVIITTAYPEYAIEGFELSVTDYLLKPFSLERFLQAVNKVPQKEVSKPETTTITKQEIPQSIFVKSDKKIIKIDFDQINHIEAYGNYIKIFTDTMILTPQTLTEFLEKLPNHFIRIHKSCIINFNQLKLIDGNQVVLQNNTKLQIGKSYRKSVLDSI
- a CDS encoding type II toxin-antitoxin system HigB family toxin, whose amino-acid sequence is MDDNPSYCECLKAWVSIVSKCNWEKPQDMVAEFGAKAVDLLGKKDNKKTTVSCNRVVFDIKGNHLRIIAKYQFHPKLKKSRLYLCWIGTHKDYDKICDKNEQYDINMFN
- a CDS encoding type II toxin-antitoxin system HigA family antitoxin, translated to MDFKLIKSEQEYEAAISLLEQIGDNPDFEENEKLINDFEVLEKLIEVYERENFPIENGDPIEIIKLKMAYMDLAQKDLIPYIGSKGVVSEVMNKKRRLSKAMIRNLSEFLNVSQEILNVDYDLGKVDVSITNEQVKEKGVLRFLIPTGIDASGISNRIKSRGVTLAMCN
- a CDS encoding KGGVGR-motif variant AAA ATPase, with the protein product MKTITFYSYKGGVGRSLTLSNIAMRLADLGKKVCIIDFDLEAPGLHLKFDKYIESNDIKKGLVEYLYDYQENNYIPENFDEYLLDIYYDSKLEGLINFFPAGDVNSNDYWKKLSSINWKDLFYSNNSKGVELLLNLKEMIRKDINPDFLLIDSRTGITDISGIAMTLLADSIVTLAANNKENILGTSKVIKSLKNDENKLLGKPLDIYFVLTRIPYYIKPEDKHKEAQLINSAANLLNRDEDLVDEIFVIHSDPELEEEEKFKINHHSKSKSENVVPIEEDYLILFEELTKSELNGDEIIKFNKLRDSELLIEEARSSSDNSLKIELLEEALKLNENSLEALHLIGIAHHAKGNYSKAVTYYNKGIKKSSNANFFKTFKAQNLYKLGKKEEAKNILKDVLVDDETNFGALLILSNILYDEKQFDETLLLNKKLIKYHSDYSIGYNLVGNSYRVLNDYDNALKFVYKCLEQDPRNALGTLTLGEIYSELGNDEEFFKNLQLAFVFGINSKDFQEILKNEGKVYSKYYNDKRFLDLLKNYRIKVNLV
- a CDS encoding DMT family transporter; protein product: MTKYESLNNKSMQKKAIFYMTISALGFALLNVLVKQSSHFNVNQVVFFRSIGTLFFTVPFLLKNKINFLGNKKGLLIARGVVGCIAMTLFFMSLNHLSMGSAVSIRYISPIFAAFFAIFLLKEHIKYFQWICFFIAFLGVVILKGFDNNIDTLGLLYALLSAVFTGLVYIIIRKIGSHDHPIVVVNYFMIISAIIGGVLSINHWTNPQGMEWVLLLSLGIFGYFGQLYMTKALQNAEINQVAPLKYIEVVFTMIIGAIWLQEIYTLISLLGIILIILGLTLNIVLKTKLK
- a CDS encoding bifunctional 4-hydroxy-2-oxoglutarate aldolase/2-dehydro-3-deoxy-phosphogluconate aldolase; translated protein: MAQYSRIEVASVMQKTGLVPLFYNEDIEVSKKILKACYDGGARLLEFTSRGDFAFETFAALNKYAIANLPGMILGVGSITDAAAASLYMQLGANFIVTPVLREDIALVCNRRKVLWSAGCATLTEIARAEELGCEIVKLFPGNAYNPSYVKAIKGPCSWTSIMPTGGVEPTQQSLESWFNAGVTCVGIGSKLIAKDKDGNYDLDTITNLTKTAINIIKTLKK
- a CDS encoding sugar kinase, translating into MSKIVTFGEIMLRLSTERHLRFSQAKTFAASYGGGEFNVAVSLANYGIPVEFVTRLPDNEIGACALKEMRKFNVESKNIIYGGDRLGIYYLETGAGTRGSNVVYDRAHSSMSTIQTGSIDWEAVLKDATWFHWSGITPAISQSAADECLIALKVANKLGITISSDLNYRSKLWQYGKTPDQIMPELLKYSNVILGDIDTAFFMLGKDKVDPNYQNEKSLPALYDQLFKLCPNLKTAATTLRYSVSASHQRIGGVLYDGKTIYNADVKEVTPVVDRVGSGDAFMGGLIYGLVNDDTDKQKALNIAVAACCLKHTISGDLNLVTLNDIEKLLSGDSSGKVSR
- a CDS encoding SDR family NAD(P)-dependent oxidoreductase → MSNTNGKVAIVTGATGGIGFEVAKRLGKDGYTVILNGIDDAAGAEKLKELVGLGITAEYYGFDVTSEAQVTENIVKIGEKYGRIDVLVNNAGGLGGRSRFEEMTTEFYRNVMALNLDSVFFASRAAIPFLKKGEHPSIINYTSNAGWTAGGPGAGIYGTSKAGVHAITRALAKDLAEYGIRVNAVSPGTIDTPFHAQIKATKPEVFASWANNIMLGRLGQPEDVAGVISFLASKDASFITAETIQIGGGQALGI
- a CDS encoding MFS transporter codes for the protein MKLKGLRWWVVGLVALAAVVNYIDRQAFGALWPEIAKDLFPDMDQDGHKLIFGTISTVFILSYAGGQALFGKIFDWIGTRMGFALSIGVWSVATMFHAFAQGMLSFSIFRSILGLAEAGNWPGAAKANAEWFPTKERALAQGVFNSGAAIGGIVAYPVIGLLSAYLEWKAIFIVVGALGLLWLIPWLYIVKSGPKTHPWLSEDERKYILSGQKNQDLDQDGNYDDGYVPTTAQLLKHKESWGVIIASAALDPIWWLFIVWIPIYLSEVFGLNVKEIAFSAWLPYVGAMIGAWAGGLIAQNRLTAGWSVDKTRKMVITLGCLIMIPCFFLLKAPGSATTAVIIMAVLLFGFQIAIGNIQTLPSDMFGGKIVGTLSGFAGMAAKLGAAGLTLLVTFITTGGNYTPAFLIGGALAIIALLAIWILCPKIEPLKPSN